A genome region from Skermanella rosea includes the following:
- a CDS encoding sugar dehydrogenase complex small subunit codes for MNDAPLHPPAEPSRRDVLAGMAGVAALVLAPAGVAASSGGVSPLLQASSRLTGIALDASYLELADTVWSMLTPTYGAPVLQKLVQAVNAAPPDRPLKDVLAEQGLLPAAQALTTTWYTGAVDGGKTVPFYDDALMWRACAFTKPPANCGGQFGYWEQAWEPGASGPAPTSKT; via the coding sequence ATGAACGACGCCCCGTTGCACCCGCCGGCGGAACCGTCCCGCCGAGACGTCCTTGCCGGAATGGCCGGCGTCGCCGCCCTGGTCCTGGCGCCCGCCGGCGTGGCGGCCTCTTCCGGCGGCGTTTCGCCGCTGCTGCAGGCTTCGTCCAGGCTGACGGGCATCGCGCTGGATGCCTCCTACCTTGAGCTGGCCGACACCGTCTGGTCCATGCTGACGCCGACCTATGGTGCGCCGGTGCTGCAGAAACTGGTGCAGGCGGTCAACGCCGCGCCGCCGGACCGGCCGCTGAAGGACGTGCTGGCCGAACAGGGCCTGCTGCCGGCGGCGCAGGCCTTGACGACGACCTGGTACACGGGGGCCGTCGACGGCGGCAAGACGGTGCCCTTCTACGACGACGCGCTGATGTGGCGCGCCTGCGCCTTCACCAAGCCGCCGGCCAACTGCGGCGGCCAGTTCGGCTATTGGGAGCAGGCCTGGGAGCCGGGCGCCTCCGGGCCGGCCCCGACGAGCAAGACCTGA